Part of the Onthophagus taurus isolate NC chromosome 11, IU_Otau_3.0, whole genome shotgun sequence genome is shown below.
tttagagacgtgcggctaaacccaaatgattctagttctaggtatagtgttagttctacatagtagcagtgctagtgtaaagctagaacaaacactagacctagaactagaaacattaatCACctccattaaaatttcttgtaaCTCACTTCCTCTTCACCTTGTGCATCTTTTTGAAACCATTTCTATGcaactttgaaaattattCTGCTTCTTTATGACTTTCTTTGTCTTCTACTGGCTTCTTTCAgcacttttcaaaattcgttcttCGGAATTGACGTCTATTAGAACATCTCCAAGATCCTTCTGTTTCCTCTGTTTTTATTCTGAACCctttaatcaagattttttCTGTACTCGTTTTACCGTTATTTTCTTTCTGACCTCATTCatcttttctaattttacttCAGCACACCTTACTTTCTTTCCACATGGCTTTTCTTTATCTGGCATCTTTCTCATTTTGAGTTCTCTTTGATTGGTTTTTATCTTCTCTCTGAGTCTCTCTGACCactactacatttttttgattattttgataaaGTATATCTTTCTGGCATCATTTCTGCCTTCTTTTTGACTTCaactcttttcaaaattcatctaaattttttgattttgagttTTCTGACAACCATTATATACTTCactgaaataaaaatcgtaatatCTAGTGTATAATTTCTTAGTAGAATTCCGATTTGATGAAATTAGGTCCAATTTCCGATTCGTTCGTTAGACGGGAGGGGAGGTACGAGATAAACATGCACGTAAGTAGTATAATGGTAGTATTATGTAATACCACGGTCGGGGAGGTGGCAAGAAAAGGATTGGTGGCGGCGCGGGGTGCGACAACGACGACGGCCTTAATGGATTCCTCACTTCCCGGATAAGTGCGTCCCCTCCGCGCGTCGCCATCACATCACGCGTCTTCGGAACTCCTAAAAGCCTTCGTCGGCCGAGTCACTTGTCACTGCGCTAAAACCGGGGGAGCCCCCCGGGCGAAAGAACTTCACCTATAGCGCCTACCTCCTACTCTCCCCTTTCATCCTCTAGTCAAATCTTGTAAGTTTCTGTTCGCTTTAACGGGGCACATATCGAGGGTGTCGCCTTCGTTTCCCACCCCAAAGAAGAGTTCTTCGTGGAGTTCTTACGTTTATTTGCATCTCGCTTTGCTGTTTCTCTGTTTGAGCTTTTAGAGGATCGGACACGCTGAGAAGCCTTTAGAATAACAAATAGAGGTAGATATTAAaggtagaaaattttaaattaagataattcaattgaaatttattttgaaaagaataATCGTAAAGAATCGTAAGAAAATGATGCCACAAACCAAAGGTGAAgccttaattatttattgaaacggAGCGAATTGGACTCCGATGTGGCGTAACGCATAAAAGAACAACGGGGTAACAGAACGGTAATGTCTGAAGTGGGTGCCGTGTTGTATACAGCCGGCAATAAAAAGAAACGGCTTCAGGAAGCATGTGTTGCATACCGTGTTAGGGCGGTTCACAATAACTCCAGGCTGCGAGTCGAGCTTGTAAATGCGACCGTAATTTGCCCCCCGGTTGTGCAGTCATTCCAAAATCACCCTTCCTTTACTTTTCATCCGAAACAAATCTTggattgtttaatttttaaacggtttcttttttattgtttttatgaatattttcaaaataaattcatttttgaatCTTTACCGCCATCTTTTATTTAACCATTTAATTATTAGTATAGATTTCtgtaaatcaataaattgattttattcagtatttattactattaatatatattatatataataattagacttagattttaaattgaatataattttaatgagattattataatttttgtgtaataatttaatttaaaatattttatatatatagatATGCAACCCAAATAACACTCTCAAAAGCGTATACCATAACGTAATGGGAAAGGTTAGATTGAACGAAAAGATGTCAGAAGAGTTTAGCTTAAGAGAATAGCTTAAGCCCACTACTCTTTGTAGCATATATAGACTGAATAATAAAGCAAGTCAAAATACAAACTACGCACACGAGACTGGGGTACTACAACCTCACCCTGATGTACACTCAAGGCCTTAAATACGCGGACTATGTTGTACTAATGTTAGGTACAGTAGATGTCCAACAAAGAAACATCCAAATATGGAATTCCTGCCTACAACAGAACAGCAAAAACAAGTGCCAGTCTACTACattaaagcaaaaatacaaTTCTATAAAATCATCTATATACCCACACTTTATTATAGATCAGAAACTTGGACGATGTTAAACAAgcacaaatcaaaaataacagcAGCATAGATGAAGTACCTACGGAAGATATTGGGGAAAGCCAAAAGAGATCAAAACGAACAAGAACGTCAAGGAAGAACTAAGCTTAAACCCCCTGGCACAGGAAATAGAGGGAAAACAACTAAGTTGGTATGGTCATCTGGTTCGAATGAAAGAAAATGTTCAACATGATTCCAGAAGGAAAGAGAAAGCGTGGTTGACCAAGAGTCCCATGGCAGGGAGAGATTGAGAAGATGGTTGAAAGAAGAGAGAAGAGACCGAAGTAAGTGACGCTCTGGTGCGAAAAGCTCAACGCCAATTCTAGCAGTGgatgttctgcttggcctTTCTTCTTTGCATTTTCATATagagaaagtaaaaatttaacaacgCAATATCACAATCTCTGGTCTgatacgcttcaggccgggaggAGGCTGTCCGCAgtgttatctcccctgctttggtcccttctggttgacgatctgattgcgatagtcgtAGCCGTTGGTGTagaaatacaagcttatgctgatgacattgttgttatggtcaaaggaacctgtttgtacccctgaaagactatACCGGCTTTATCTGattgtggttagacctatgatcacatacggaagAGCAGcttggtataggaaagtccaaCAGACTGCAGTTAttagtaaactttcacgaattcaacgagtagctggattggcaatctctggtgcaaTAAGCACAACGCCAAACCTAGCAATgaaggttctgcttggcctatctcctttgcatttgcatatagagaaagggGCTAGAACAActatttacagatttaagcaatatgctcaaaactgatccgacatgtcctaccaatgggctgcggaagatattataagcactgatactatCAGTGactaatgctcgataccagattgtactgcctgagcggcagttctggattgaaaatgaaaattatctggttcaggcagatatttgcatgttcacaGATGGATTAAAAACGCCGGAAGGGGTCGCAGCAGGaatatactgccagacacctcgaattaagcaagcttacagcctgggttagtactgtactgtattccaggcggaagtatttacTATTgccatgggtgctaaaattcTTCTTGACAGTCAAGcagctctccaggcgctgcaagctgtgaaaacggtgtcggctctggttaatgattgtaagaaaacattaaacacacagagttgtgataacagagtttctctgatctggaTCCCGgttcactctggggttgctggcaacgaagagggcagcgctaaagcgtttgtggggccgaAACCAGCaattggtgtatcatttgcaaTGGCCAAGTATaagattggactgtgggctgaagagagactttgCCTCCTTTGGACCAGTTCttatgctaaggtgtttattaatatcgccactgtcaaacccgggaatattttaggacttgcccatagcagcataaaagttctaatggataGATTCTTGGCattgccgattaaaagcacacctcaacttgttgtgtttagccgacgatgttgaatgccgactatgcgCTGAGGAAGCAGgaacggttgagcatgttttatgccactgccctgcccataaccgtatcagattctcgctTTTTGGGTCTCAGTTTATGTACTCAAAGGATCTtcaccgagcaaggtattaatgttcgtttaGAGCATTGAACTGCAcagtgaaatttgataacgatatctatcggggtataatagatccttagggtcgcggtgatttaagcaatatgctcaaaactgctCTGACATgccctaccaatgggctgcagAAGACACTTAAGCACTGATATTacgctatcaatgccgtccgATTTGAAGGGATCACTaccagtgattaatgctcgatactaGATTGTACTGCCTAAACGGTAGTTCTGgattgaaaacgaaaattttctggttcaggcagatatttgcatCTTCACAAATGCATCAAAAACGCCGGAAGGTCTTGGGGCAgaagtatactgccagacagttcggattaagcaagcttacagcctgagtacgtactgtactgtatttcaggcggaagtatttgttATTGatatgggtgctaaaatccttaaTGACTGTAGTAGAGCTTTAAACTCACTAAGTTATGATAACTTAGATCTGCGTCccaggtcactctggggttggaGGCAATGAAGCAGCAGATGAGGTAGCACGAGAGAGCAAAGttaaagcgtttgtggggccaAAGCCAGTTGGTATATCATTTGCGATAGTCAAACATAGGATTGGACTATGGGTTGAAGAGATACTTCGTCTACTGTGGAATGGTTAAAAGCTTGTAATCGATTTGATTTCCAGGGCAAATCTATGCAACAACTTATTTTCTcagtttatttacattttattaaatatcctCCTCTTATCTTAAAATATGCTCCTAATGGAATAATAATGCCATCTAATGTGTAAGATTTGTATTAAGCACTTTTCTAAGGGGCAAAtctacttttttaatttttagttgtttaAGATTTAGAAGATAATTAACAATATGTATTTGGTGTTAATAATATCAAAGTGAACTCAATATctgtattaatttataaattttaaaggtataaatgaaataatttttttgtttatactcGCCATCTCATTTCTATTAGGTAAACTAAAGTATTCTTGGAATTAAGACCCTTTAAATGGTGCAACTTTTATATTGTAGATGTCGCCggaataaattttgaattatttttgtttatgtaaaaattttaaaatgttttcagtTGAAaggttttactttatttttattgtcattttacaatagtatattattatacaagTCAACTTAGATCtagacaaaaaaataaatgtagtaTTAACGTTTTGATAAGCCCTAAAGCGCGAAGCTGCGTGAATCCATGGTTCGGTTCGGTTTAGAAGTAGACCAACAAAATGGCCGATGTagatatatacaaaaaattctCAGGTCCGCCGCCTGGTCGTTCGTCGACTTTAAATCATCATCATTCATCATCCGGCGTTCGAAATTGCTCCCTctcattatcaaaaaaaagaacaaaaagaaattgtttaccGAAGTCGGTACGGAatcatacaaaaaaatctccttagatttaaaaaaatcacttcatCTCTAAAAAATATTCTAGCGTTCGAACAAGCATACTTATTtccaaagatttttttttaataagttttttaaaacatttttttataatcgtATTTTGGGCGTATTAAAGctaataaacataaacatttttaacagcTCGATAAATTATTTCGTCGGAGAGGCTCCTTAAGCCATCGTCAGCGTACCAGCACCCATGCCAAAACCAACTCCTTTCGGTCCAAAATTCTTTCCGTAACATCCTCTACAGTAGATTTCACCGTTCGGCGCATCATTCAAATTAGTCGAGTCCAAAGATCTGTTACAATCGGCACAACTGAAGCATCTCTTGTGCCAAATCCTACCCCTACTAATCATTTGTTCCGCGGCGTAAACTGCGTAACCACAACGAGAACATCCTTGGCCGGGAGCAGCTTTCGGTCCAGAGGTTGGATTTGGATTTTGAATAGCCGGGGCGTAGGCGCCATCAGCACAAACTAAAGTTGGAGCGTGACCAAAACCAAATCCTTTAGGTCCAAATAGTTTTGAATAACAAGCTTTGCAATGAATTTCTTTATCCGGACCATCACAAGCTAAGACAGAATCTAATGGTCTGTGACATTCAGCACAGTTAAAGCACTTTTTATGCCacatctacaaaaaaaatttatgtaatatgatttctttaagttaatttttgagaCAACGTACAGTTCCTTTAGCAAGTTGTTGTTCAGCTGCAAATACCATACCACCACATCTTGGACAACCTTGGCCAGGTGGAGCTTTAATTGATGTAGTATCAGGGTTGTAGAAAGGCCTTGTAGCAGAAATTTCATCTTCcctataaataaacaattaaattaattgtcataaaataaaaaaaaatttagactTACGTTAAACCATCAGTTTGTAAGAAACCAGATCCACATGCAAATCCATATCCATGCGGTCCCCATTTCTTTCCGTAACAGGTCTTACAATAAACATCCCTATCGGGACCATCGCAAGCGATAATTGAATCTAAAGTTTTGTGGCAATCTTTAcacttgaaacattttctgtGCCATGGTCTTCCCTTGGCCAATACTTCTTCTGCGGCGAATACAACACCTCCGCATCGTGGACAACCTTGGCCTTGGGGTGCTTTGATCACCGAAGTGTCGATTACGGTCGTTTTCGGAGCTTGATCgctacaaaataaattataaataaaatattaacatgatagtaataaaatattaacaaaatt
Proteins encoded:
- the LOC111428741 gene encoding muscle LIM protein Mlp84B-like isoform X1, yielding MPFKPVENPKCPKCDKSVYAAEERVAGGYKYHKSCFKCGMCGKMLDSTNCSEHEKELYCRNCHARKYGPKGYGFGGGAGCLSMDSGAHLGDDDPHIMVSRAPLLPKAIAKAPEGEGCPRCGGYVYAAEQMLARGRAFHKTCFKCGDCNKGLDSTSVSEGPDKEIYCKVCYGKRFGPKGYGYGQGGGTLQSDCYAHLDQAPKTTVIDTSVIKAPQGQGCPRCGGVVFAAEEVLAKGRPWHRKCFKCKDCHKTLDSIIACDGPDRDVYCKTCYGKKWGPHGYGFACGSGFLQTDGLTEDEISATRPFYNPDTTSIKAPPGQGCPRCGGMVFAAEQQLAKGTMWHKKCFNCAECHRPLDSVLACDGPDKEIHCKACYSKLFGPKGFGFGHAPTLVCADGAYAPAIQNPNPTSGPKAAPGQGCSRCGYAVYAAEQMISRGRIWHKRCFSCADCNRSLDSTNLNDAPNGEIYCRGCYGKNFGPKGVGFGMGAGTLTMA